The following proteins are encoded in a genomic region of Grus americana isolate bGruAme1 chromosome 5, bGruAme1.mat, whole genome shotgun sequence:
- the CLEC14A gene encoding LOW QUALITY PROTEIN: C-type lectin domain family 14 member A (The sequence of the model RefSeq protein was modified relative to this genomic sequence to represent the inferred CDS: deleted 2 bases in 1 codon): MPRSTPAPDTFPPAGPGEGPVCGDGAGVGRRGQPGPAGAGAERRRSRRGPAPVAARMRRAGPWCLLLAAACALGRPPPPRAAVRCQVAGACFSAHLANRSYAEARSACERRQGSLAWVSGEPELRLLLGLLAEVAAGPAPSLFWVGLKRNASTCTDAGQPLRGFSWEGAGGVAALREVPAALGRWAKEPVRSCLAARCAGLHLAAATAPGGGPSWGWKEQSCHRESQGYVCKYQYEGACPDLSPAGALDLDYLLTFEERSAGPGFSPPGTFLTAACPGGELRLICQPERGGFAWKGAAEPLCPCPFGYRSPGSGRCAEAVGCRDAAGGFACARTLGGRAGTSYTATGSAPTAAGGTAEPPAAGAEGRRPSAPAAGGSAVPPATTAAAGGEKTAVPPASSNYVFILVTVAVVVLIILVMTVLGVFKLCFNKKSEDRGDKEPPEAGSKAEGGSAEPSGAADGD; this comes from the exons ATGCCGAGATCAACCCCGGCTCCCGACACGTTTCCTCCGGCAGGCCCGGGGGAGGGCCCTGTGTGCGGGGACGGCGCTGGGGTAGGACGGCGCGGGCAGCCGGGGCCAGCCGGAGCCGGGGCTGAGCGCCGCCGCAGCCGCCGGGGC CCTGCGCCCGTCGCCGCAAGGATGAGGCGGGCCGGGCCCTGGTGCCTGCTGTTGGCCGCGGCCTGCGCCCTGggccggcccccgccgccgcgggccGCCGTGCGCTGCCAGGTCGCCGGCGCCTGCTTCAGCGCCCACCTCGCCAACCGCTCCTACGCCGAGGCCCGCAGCGCCTGCGAACGCCGGCAGGGCAGCCTGGCCTGGGTCAGCGGCGAGCCGGAGCTGcgcctgctgctggggctgctggcggAGGTGGCGGCGGGGCCCGCACCTTCGCTCTTCTGGGTCGGGCTGAAGAGGAACGCCTCCACCTGCACGGACGCGGGGCAGCCGCTCCGCGGCTTCTCCTGGGAGGGTGCCGGCGGCGTGGCGGCCCTGCGGGAGGTGCCGGCGGCGCTCGGCCGGTGGGCGAAGGAGCCCGTGCGGTCCTGCCTCGCCGCCCGCTGCGCCGGGCTGCACCTGGCGGCGGCGACCGCTCCCGGCGGCGgccccagctggggctggaagGAGCAGTCCTGCCACCGGGAGAGCCAGGGCTACGTCTGCAAGTACCAGTACGAGGGCGCCTGCCCCGACCTCAGCCCTGCGGGCGCCCTCGACCTCGACTACCTCCTCACCTTCGAGGAGCGCAGCGCCGGCCCCGGCTTCAGCCCGCCGGGCACCTTTCTCACCGCGGCGTGCCCCGGCGGGGAGCTGCGGCTCATCTGCCAGCCCGAGCGGGGAGGCTTCGCCTGGAAGGGGGCGGCGGagcccctctgcccctgccccttcGGCTACCGGAGCCCCGGCAGCGGGCGGTGCGCCGAGGCCGTCGGGTGCCGGGATGCCGCCGGCGGCTTCGCCTGTGCCCGCACCCTGGGCGGGCGGGCCGGCACGTCTTACACGGCCACGGGGTCGGCTCCCACCGCCGCGGGCGGTACCGCGGAGCCGCCGGCTGCCGGGGCGGAGGGGCGCCGTCCCTCCGCCCCGGCAGCCGGCGGCTCCGCGGTACCGCCCGccaccaccgccgccgccggcggggagAAGACGGCTGTTCCGCCGGCCTCCTCTAACTACGTTTTCATCCTGGTGACGGTGGCGGTGGTGGTGCTGATCATCCTGGTCATGACCGTCTTGGGTGTCTTCAAGCTCTGTTTCAACAAGAAATCCGAGGACCGCGGGGACAAGGAGCCGCCGGAGGCCGGTAGCAAGGCGGAGGGGGGCTCCGCGGAGCCGAGCGGAGCAGCGGACGGCGACTAG